In Hylaeus volcanicus isolate JK05 chromosome 9, UHH_iyHylVolc1.0_haploid, whole genome shotgun sequence, the following proteins share a genomic window:
- the LOC128881998 gene encoding girdin isoform X3 codes for MSSAEIDDLLSGPLVTWFASCLEDSNLLTSYDDLVDGILLHNVFLQIDPEPLHNEIISPEGSSLIRAKNLKVIVDNMKQLYEEELGHLVLKLPDTMHLGKEPELYVAEMKLLLLLLLGCAVQCPNKEKFITKIKTLNVDTQLAIVECIKQVTDYQDIVITQDAMENANMGSLFIQIKKLTQELDLYRQRWRDTAINESVERNDSSISVETEEMNKVQLSNPIIKSEREDNHHYAVELADWKSKVRKQRQELEEKAEALLECKEELEYHKMLVTKLKQENQDLMHEARTAKSYRDELDAVIERADRADRLELEVVRYREKLTDIEFYKTRIAELREDNRVLMETREMLEDQLNSSRRRADKVLELESEIIKYKQLLNDMALERAADKEKYQELVEENIQLHKLTKATANEAALADSVSDTDEPAHTDNRLSEQLTNNAQTRALKLELENRRLLTLIDSLKENSFHEISSRVLELDKEKKKLSLKIESLNDNTERLTQQNSDLELVWKQALEENKKLQNSLKNQRTSSEKQQQEFQIQHTKMIELEKSYDTAVKEKQRVQSLLESVQRRADDLERSLELANQKVEELKIVENNIKEVNSKCLDLETKLITAEKEKDIAQRDIHRYRVTIEEKDVALDKAMNSIEVLERKVTQLEQELHDSVTQISRLQEIERSSKELDSRAAIDRETLEILQSSLVAEKLNTQQLYTVLEKLGLGDNTLLSLPMDDILEKIAQIPEVLDYVKKISNSCHCEKSISESKNSENNETTNIHSTLEATVESLKKEQEHLQLKLTATQTASENLLSENAKLQVQITTLQSQNNSLAAQHTALQLANSQLVAEKEELLKERSAQQQTHTQLLHDQDTLQSLHEQLNNEYESLFHEHDTLKSSLRDVKNEIRMLRESYEGLKGKNKTLQTEKESLVNNAKSLNNLRGEHSKLKDDFRNLYTATEKLKMEYRNLQEDYRKNKLETNRLSLKLTEMQGELSSKDERSSNLELQINKLNQRCEMLLHVNSGLDNDRHSLMDHISLLFTQYHELLTRSLEDKEQYHMEEKMYTDRMNHLCRQKEKLEDKIMEHYRKLESCTPKKKGFGANLVRRVRKAGSELLNKNRRSWAEDSKHSEGKTYESESGGNDSDASTEDRLAGSASRDLGSDALSLGHPGTRRTVYYTDDSPPPPATLPEEGDDRRSVLMEQTPRPEVQVEPRPVLIYNKVSAVINESKNISNSGMKDVEQAETIMEKDPMEKDPKAGSPVWYEYGCV; via the exons ATGTCGTCCGCCGAGATCGATGATTTATTGTCCGGTCCATTGGTGACTTGG TTTGCCAGTTGCCTGGAGGATTCCAATTTATTAACTAGTTACGATGATTTGGTGGATGGTATATTGTTACACAATGTATTTCTGCAAAT aGATCCAGAACCGTTGCACAACGAAATAATATCTCCTGAAGGGAGTTCGTTAATTCGtgcaaaaaatttgaaagtcaTAGTAGATAATATGAAACAGTTGTACGAAGAAGAATTAGGTCATTTAGTTTTAAAGTTACCAGATACAATGCATTTAGGCAAAGAACCAGAGCTTTACGTAGCAGAGATGAAATTATTACTGCTTTTGCTTCTTGGCTGTGCAGTGCAGTGTcctaataaagaaaaattcattacaaaaataaaaacattgaatGTTGACACGCAGCTCGCGATAGTAGAATGTATTAAACAA GTTACAGATTATCAGGATATAGTTATTACTCAAGATGCAATGGAAAATGCAAATATGggtagtttatttatacaaattaagaAGTTAACTCAAGAATTAGATCTGTATCGTCAG AGATGGAGAGACACTGCTATAAACGAAAGCGTCGAGAGGAATGATTCATCCATCAGTGTAGAAAcggaagaaatgaataaagttCAATTATCTAATCCCATTATTAAATCAGAACGTGAAGATAATCATCATTATGCAGTCGAATTGGCTGATTGGAAATCCAAAGTTAGGAAGCAACGTCAAgaatt GGAGGAAAAGGCTGAAGCATTGTTAGAATGTAAAGAAGAACTCGAGTACCATAAAATGTTAGTGACTAAACTGAAGCAAGAG AATCAGGATTTAATGCACGAAGCGCGTACAGCAAAATCTTACAGAGACGAACTAGACGCTGTAATCGAGAGAGCAGATCGTGCTGATCGATTAGAACTGGAGGTAGTAAGATACAGAGAGAAACTTACGGATATAGAATTTTACAAGACTCGAATAGCAGAGCTACGCGAAGATAACAG AGTCTTAATGGAGACTAGGGAAATGCTCGAGGATCAGTTGAATTCATCGCGAAGAAGAGCAGACAAAGTGTTGGAGCTCGAGTCTGAAATTATTAAGTATAAGCAGTTATTAAACGACATGGCATTG GAGCGTGCAGCGGACAAAGAAAAATACCAAGAACtcgtcgaagaaaatattcagttacataaattaacaaaagcaACCGCAAACGAGGCTGCGTTAGCAGATTCTGTAAGCGATACCGACGAACcag cgCACACCGATAACAGATTGTCCGAACAATTGACGAACAACGCTCAAACGCGAGCACTGAAGCTAGAGTTAGAAAATCGTCGACTGCTTACTTTGATAGACTCTTTAAAAGAGAACTCGTTTCACGAGATCTCGTCACGCGTGCTGGAACTTgacaaagagaaaaagaaactgtcattgaaaattgaatcgttAAACGACAATACCGAAAGGCTCACGCAACAAAATTCAGATCTAGAATTGGTATGGAAGCAGGCGCTCGAGGAGAACAAGAAGCTACAAAACTCgttgaaaaatcaaagaacGTCGTCTGAGAAACAGCAACAAGAATTTCAA ATTCAGCATACTAAGATGATAGAACTAGAAAAAAGTTACGACACAGCTGTGAAGGAGAAACAACGAGTTCAATCTTTGTTGGAAAGCGTGCAAAGGCGAGCTGATGACTTGGAACGTTCTTTGGAACTCGCCAATCAGAAGGtcgaggaattaaaaattgtggagaataatataaaagaagttaACTCGAAATGTCTCGATCTCGAGACGAAACTTATAACggcagagaaagagaaagatataGCGCAACGCGATATTCATCGATATCGCGTGACGATAGAA gaaaaagacGTTGCATTGGACAAAGCAATGAACAGCATCGAAGTTTTAGAGAGGAAAGTAACTCAACTCGAACAAGAACTTCACGATTCTGTTACACAAATTTCAAG aTTGCAGGAAATCGAAAGATCTAGCAAAGAATTGGACTCACGGGCGGCTATCGATCGAGAAACACTGGAGATTTTGCAGAGTAGCTTGGTAgctgaaaaattgaatactcaGCAACTATACACGGTCCTCGAGAAACTTGGACTCGGCGATAACACGTTGTTATCGCTTCCAATGGATGATATTCTggaaaa GATTGCCCAAATACCAGAAGTTTTGGACTACGTCAAGAAAATAAGCAACTCGTGCCATTGCGAAAAGTCGATATCTGAAtctaaaaattctgaaaacaaCGAAACTACCAATATCCATAGCACATTGGAGGCCACGGTAGAATCACTCAAG AAGGAACAAGAGCAcctgcaattaaaattaactgCCACGCAAACCGCGTCGGAGAATCTCCTATCAGAAAACGCGAAGCTTCAAGTACAGATTACAACGTTACAATCTCAAAATAATTCCTTGGCGGCTCAGCACACCGCTCTGCAGCTCGCAAACTCGCAACTTGTCGCTGAGAAAGAAGAA CTGTTGAAAGAGCGCAGCGCTCAGCAGCAAACGCACACGCAGCTACTTCACGATCAAGACACTCTGCAGTCGTTGCACGAACAATTGAATAACGAGTACGAGAGTTTATTCCACGAACACGACACTCTCAAATCGAGTCTAAGAGACGTGAAGAACGAAATTAGAATGTTACGCGAATCTTACGAGGGATTGAAAGGGAAGAACAAGACGTTGCAAACGGAGAAGGAATCGTTGGTGAATAACGCGAAaagcttaaataatttaagaggAGAGCATTCGAAATTGAAG GACGACTTTCGAAACTTGTACACCGCCACAGAGAAGTTAAAGATGGAGTACAGAAATTTGCAAGAAgattacagaaaaaataaactcGAAACGAACCGACTGAGTCTCAAGCTGACGGAAATGCAAGGTGAACTCAGCAGCAAAGACGAAAGATCTTCGAACTTGGAACTTCAAATTAACAAACTGAATCAACGATGCGAA ATGTTGCTTCACGTGAATTCTGGGTTGGACAACGACAGGCATTCGTTGATGGatcacattagtttattgttcACCCAATACCACGAACTTTTGACTCGTTCTCTGGAAGACAAGGAACAGTATCACATGGAAGAGAAGATGTACAC GGATAGGATGAATCATTTGTGTagacagaaagaaaaattagaagatAAAATTATGGAACATTACAGGAAACTAGAAAGCTGTACTCCCAAGAA GAAAGGATTTGGTGCCAATTTAGTGAGGAGAGTCAGAAAAGCTGGATCGGAACTTCTGAAtaag AATCGACGATCTTGGGCTGAGGACTCGAAACATTCCGAAGGAAAGACATACGAATCGGAATCTGGAGGAAACGATTCGGATGCTAGTACAGAGGACCGTCTAGCAG GATCAGCTAGCAGAGACCTCGGATCCGACGCCTTGTCTCTTGGTCACCCAGGAACTAGAAGGACAGTGTATTATACCGATGATTCCCCACCACCGCCAGCTACCTTGCCA GAAGAGGGGGACGATAGACGTTCGGTGTTAATGGAGCAAACTCCAAGACCAGAAGTACAAGTAGAGCCTCGTCCGGttcttatatataataaagtatcaGCGGTTATAAACGAGTCAAAGAATATTAGCAATAGTGGAATGAAAGACGTAGAACAAGCGGAAACAATTATGGAAAAGGATCCTATGGAAAAAGATCCGAAAGCGGGCAGTCCAGTATGGTATGAATATGGTTGTGTGTAA